The Pseudodesulfovibrio cashew genomic sequence TTTGATCATGATCTGAAAAGTCTCCGGCATGCCTTCCGGGTTGTACCCGGCCTTGACCAGAGAGTTCAGGCCCACGTGGTCGGCCTCGTTTTCGTCCTCACGCGAGTATTTCAGCATGGCTGCGGTGGCCATACCCTGGCTGCCCGCCATGATTGCCGCAGCAGCTTTGCCCGACCCTTTGCCTCCGGCCATGCCCAGGAAGGCGCCGGCCAGGATTCCGGCCATGCTCAGTATGCCGACCTTGCCCTGTTTTTCGATACGACTTGCCACATGACGTTGTGATACGTGGGCCAATTCGTGAGCGATGACCGCCGCCAACTGGTCCTCGGACTGAACTTCCTGAAGCAGGCCGGTGAAGATGTATATGTAGCCGCCGGGAATGGCGAAGGCGTTGAGGATGGGGTTGGACACCACCGCGCTCTGGACGCGGAAGGGCATGGGCCGTTTGGCCTTGACGATGTTCTGGACCACCTTGTCCACGTAGTCGGTGATGTAGGTGTCCCCGACCATGCCCATCTGGGTGCGAATCATGCGGTCGAATTTGCGGCCCATCTCGTTTTCCTGACGGATGGTGATCTTGGTCTCGGGCAGGATGCCGGCATAGGCGGTCATGGCCGGAGACAGGACGAGCAGGAGAGCCGCAAAAAGCGCCGGCAGGATGGAGATGAAACGTTTCACGTAATATCCCGGTGGTTGAATGGCTGCGCCCATTGTAATCATTTGGGCAGCCGTGGCAACCTTGTTGCGCCATTTGCACAAAATACGAAGCGGCCCCGGAGGGCCGCTTCTTCGATTGCCGTGAAAGGTCCGTTTACTTGGACATGGAGTCCAGAAACTCCCTGTTGTTCTTTGTTCCCTTCATCTTGCCTCGCAGGAACTCCATGGAGTCTATGGAACTCATGGGAGAGAGCAGCTTGCGCAGGATCCAGACGCGGTTGAGCACGTCCTCGCCCAGGAGCAGCTCTTCCTTGCGGGTGCCGGAACGGTTGATGTCGATGGCCGGGTAGACGCGCTTCTCGGCCAGATGGCGGTCCAGGTAGAGCTCCATGTTACCGGTGCCCTTGAACTCCTCGAAGATGACCTCGTCCATGCGCGAACCGGTGTCGATGAGCGCGGTGGAGATGATGGTCAGGCTGCCGCCCTCCTCGATGTTGCGCGCCGCGCCGAAGAAGCGCTTGGGGCGCTGCAGTGCGTTGGCGTCGATACCGCCGGAGAGGACGCGGCCGGATGAAGGAGTCACCGCGTTGTAGGCGCGGCCAAGACGGGTGATGGAGTCAAGGAGGATGACAACGTCCCGCTTGCGTTCCACCAGGCGCTTGGCCTTTTCGATGACCATTTCCGCGACCTGGACGTGGCGGGTCGGCGGTTCGTCGAAGGTGGAGGAGACCACCTCGGCCCTGACCGTGCGCTGCATGTCGGTCACTTCCTCGGGCCGCTCGTCGATGAGCAGCACGATGAGGTCCACCTCGGGATGGTTGGCGTTGATGGAATTGGCGATGGTCTGGAGCATGATGGTCTTACCGGTGCGGGGCGGGGCCACGATGACGCCGCGCTGCCCTTTGCCGATGGGGGCCAGCAGATCGATGATGCGGGAGGAATAATTCTTGTCGCCGTTTTCCAGCTTGAGCTGCTCTTCGGGGTAGAGGGGCGTCAGGTTGTCGAACAGGACCAGGTTCTTGGAGTGTTCGGGCTTCTCGAAGCCGATTTCGCTGACTCGGAGCAGGGCGAAGTAGCGCTCGCCTTCCTTGGGCGGGCGGATCTGTCCGGAGACGACGTCACCCTTGCGCAGGCCGAAGCGGCGGATCTGGGACGGGGAGACGTAGATGTCGTCAGGGCCGGGCATGTAGGAATACATGGGCGAGCGCAGGAATCCGAAGCCGTCGGGCAGGATTTCAAGAACGCCGTCGCCGAAGATCTGGCCGTTCTGCGATGCGCACTGTTGGAGCAGCTCGAAGATCAGCTCCTGCTTGCGCATGGAGCTGGGGTTTTCCACTTCCAGCTGGACCGCCAGGTCGGTCAGGTCCTGCATGGATTTCAGTTTGAGCTCGGCAAGATTGAGTTTGTCTACGCCGTTGCCGTTGGTTTCCGTCGTCACCTTCGGCTTTTTTTTGCTTTTGGCGGCGGGCTTGACTTTGCCTTTGGTCTCTTTAGTGGTCTTTTTTTCGGCCATATGGATGAAATTCGATGTTTATAGGTTGGTGAGTATATCAATTTGGCCCCGAATGGGCGTCCAGGCGGATGGAATGCCGAATGTCGGCTGGTGCATGTGAGGTGGGTGTCGCGCCACAACGATGGCGATGCGGCAGTGACCTCATACTCGGGTTAATTGACGATTTGGTGTGTCAAATCACAATGATAGTGGGATATATGTATCAAGCCGCAGAGGCGGCGACAAAACCGAAGTATACTAAACAGGCGTTGTTGACAAGTACTCTTGGAGGTTCCCGGCAAAAATCGCGGGCTCAACGCATTCCCGAGCACTCCCGGCCCCTGCTTCAGACCGGCTAGGCGTCTTCTTCCTGGGCTGCGATGACATCGGCGAACATCTCATTGATGTCGTCCTTGATCTGCTCCTGATCGCGATCAACAGAATAAGCCAGTTCCATGGAAACCAGTCCCATGGCCTGTTCCAGCAGACGGCGCTCGCCAAAGGAGAGCTCCTTGTCCTTGCCGATGAGGAAAAGCTCCTTCAGGACGTAAGCCACGTCGGAGAGATCGCCACTCTTGAGCTTTTCGGAATACTCACGGTAACGGCGGTTCCAGTTTTGGCCGGTATACCCAGTAAAATCGGATCGATCGTTGAGGGAATCGAAGATACCCTGGCCGGTTTTGGCATCACAGACCGGGCGCAACCCCACGTTCTCGGCGTTGGCCACGGGAACCATCAGGGTCACGTTGTTGCTCAGGATGCGAACAATATAGAAATCGGCTTTCACACCACCGATTTCCTGGGATTCGATCCGCTCAACGCGGCCGACTCCCTGGGAGGGATAGACAACTAACTCATTGACCTTGAACACGGGAAAAAAGGCTCCTTAGATTGCGGCTTTCATATGCGCAGAAATTCATCATACCCAAATTAACGGAAAGAGTCCATGGCTTATGGGGCAAACCATTCGTTTTCAAAATCGCTTCGAAAGCTGGCAGGTCGCAACAGATTGTTTTCAACACACTGGGATATAAAGATGAAAGAGTATTTAGCTTTGCTGAAATACCATTCACGCCAGTTATTCATCAAATAGATTCAGCAAACGGAAAGGATCGGATGGGTGATCAACCGTTTTCTTCTCCTGTATCGTCCTTCTCCGCAGGCCCTTCCGGTTCTTCCAGGGAGAAGCCGTTGATGTGCTGAGTGGCGAATCCCTGTCCCCGGCGATAAAAGATGTCCAGCCCCTTGCACGCGTGTTCGATGACAGCCGGGATGTGTCTTGCGTTTTCCGGCAGGAACGGTTCCAGAACCCAATCGCTGATGGGCTTGTATTTATCCTCCGGGCGGCCCACCCCCAGGCGCAACCGGAAAAAATTCGGAGTGTTCAGTTGTTCCTGTATCGATTCCAGCCCGTTGTGCCCGTTATTGCCGCCGCCTTTCTTGAGTTTCATTCGTCCTACGGGCAGATCGAGCTCGTCATGAACAACCATTACCTGGTCGGGAGTCAGGCCGTGCCGTCCGCAGATCTTGGAAACCGCCTTGCCGCTCAAGTTCATGTAGGTCATGGGCTTGGCCAGAAGTCGGTAGGCTCCGGCGAAGCGGATTCTCCAGAGGGCGTAGTCGCCGGATTCCTCGATCTGCTCCAGGCGCATGTTTTTTCTGGAAGCGCCAATGGCCAGCAGATGGTCCACCAGCATGAAGCCGATGTTGTGCCGGGTGTTCTCGTATTTGGGGCCGGGATTCCCCAGGCCGACGATGACGCCTTTGTAGTCCATGGTACTGTGTGGGGGATAAGGGTGATACCTGATATAGAAATTCTATCAGGCCTTGCCCGAAGAGGCAAAAAAAACTCCCGGAGCACGGCGGGCCATGCTCCGGGAGGTCCATACGTAATGTGGTGGGGCGCTATTCAGCGGCCTCTTCAGCTGCTTCGGCTTCGCCTTCTTCACCTTCTTCGTCGTCGTCAGCACCGCGCTTGGCAGCGATGCTCAGGACGGCGTAGTTCTCGTCGAAGACAGGAGTCACACCCTCGGGGAATTCAATGTCCTCGATGTGCACGGAGTCCATGATCTCCAGGCCGGAGATATCAATGATGAGGGACTCGGGGATGGCCATGGGCTTGCAGATGACTTCAACGGACTCGCGGAACAGTTCCAGAGTACCGCCGAGCTTGACGCCCGGGGAGGAGCCGGTGATCTCGAAGTGGACGGCGACCTTGATTTCCTTGTCCAGATCGACGCCGAAAAAGTCGACGTGTTCAGGAGTGCCCGAGACAGGCTCGTTACGCACGCGCCAGAGCAGGGAAGGATGGGTCTGGGTCTTGCCGTCCTTTTCCAGGACCAGGTCGAAGACCTGGGCGTTGCCGAGGGCGGAGTACGCCTTCTGCAGGGGGATCATGGCCACCTTGACCGGGATGTTGGCGCCCTTGGCATCGTAGTAAATGCCCGGGACCATGCCGGTGGCACGGAGGCGGCGGTTGGGGCCCTTGCCCAGCTGGGTGCGTTCCTGAACGTTGAGTTTAAGCAGTTCTGCCATTGGAGTTTCTCCTTTTACGCCCTGGCCGTCTCCCATAGACGGACGCTCGCGCTTTAAATGGTTGTTGCCGTTTGGGCGGGGTGTTCCCTGCCGTTGCGGCTGCTTCTATCTAGATAAACAGAACGGACACGGACGATTCCGTGTGCACGTTGTTGATAGCTTTGGCCAGCAGGGACGCTACAGAGCGCACCTTGATCTTCTGGCAGCAGTTTTCATCCTTGAGCGGGATGGTGTCGGTGACGATGACCTCGGAGAAGGCGGACTCCTCCAGGCGTTGGATGGCCGGGCCGGACAGGACCGGGTGGGTCGCGCAGGCCATGACTTCCTTGGCGCCGTTGTCCATGATCACGTTGGCCGCAGCGCACATGGTGCCTGCGGTGTCGATCATGTCGTCGATGACCACGGCCACCTTGTCCTTGACGTCGCCGATGATATGCATGGCCTTGGCCTGGTTGGGCGCGTCGCGGCGCTTGTCCACGATGGCCAGGGTGGCGCCCAGCCGTTTGGCGTAGGCACGGGCGCGTTCCACGCCGCCGGCATCAGGAGAGATGATCACGAAGTCGTCTTCACGGTCGCGCAGGTGCTCCATAAGGACCGGGGCGGCGAACAGGTTGTCCACCGGACAGTCGAAGAAGCCCTGGATCTGGCCCGCGTGCAGGTCACAGGTGACCAGCCGCTGCATGCCGGCTGCGGACATGATGTCGGCCACCAGCTTGGCGGAGATGGGCGCCCGGGGAACCACTTTCCGGTCCTGGCGCGCATAGCCGAAGTACGGAACAACGGCGGTGACGCGGGAGGCGCTGGCACGCTTCAGGGCGTCCAGCATCAGGCACAGTTCCATGAGGTGGTAGTTGACCGGCGAGCAGGTGGGTTGGACCACGAACACGTCGTCGCCGCGCACGTTCTCGCCGATTTCAATGCGGATCTCGCCGTCGGAAAAGCGTTCACGCAACACCGGGGACGGCTTGGTACCAAGGTGTTCGCAAATGGCCTCGGCCAGCTGCGGGCTGGCGGAACCGGAAATGATCTTCAACTCACCATGCATGTCAACATTCCTCATGCGCTGTTTAAAAAAGTGGCTGGGGCGGGAGGACTCGAACCCCCGAATGTCAGGACCAAAACCTGATGTCTTACCACTTGACGACGCCCCAGCAAAATTTTGTCGAGAAGCGGCCAATCGCTGCGTTGCTGCGCAGCAGCCGGACTCTTGCGTATTAAAATACGCGGCGTTCCCGTCTTCTGCTTGCGCCTTGCGCTTGACCGCTTCTCGACAAAATTTGCCGAAGTCGGCGGCCAATCGCTGCGTTGCCGTGCTGTACGCTCGGCAGCTTCTCCACAAAATTTTACGGCCGGACGGCCTGGCTGTTCGGGGATTCAGGGATGCGGAACACGCTCATGGCATGTCTGCGGCCCTGGCCCGTCCTGGGGCGATCCGGCGGCGAACGGAGTGATCAGCGACACTCCGTCACGACTATTTCAGTCCCGTTTTCCTTGAGAGCCCTGACAGCGGACATGGCTGAATCCCTGTTGCGGTACAGACCGAACAGGGAGGCTCCCGAGCCGCTCATGGCGGCTGCCGCCGCACCGGTCTGGATGAGCTTTTCCTTGATCTTGCGCAAAGTTGGATGCTTTGCAAAGACAACAGGCTCCAAGTCGTTGACCACTTCCAGGGGCGAAACGGGAGATGGATTCTTAGTATCCTTGCCTAGGGTTGTCAAGGAATCATCAATCTTGCGGAAGTCGTTGGCCTCATCCCATGCCTGGAAGGCCCAGGGGGTGTCCACGTGAAGGTCGGGCATGACCAGGACGAGTGTCATGCCTGAGAGTCCCGGCGAAGCCGGAGTCAGCTCTTCGCCGATTCCTCGCGCGAGGGCCGGGCCGTCCATGAGGAAAAAGGGAACGTCCGCGCCCAGAGTTGCGGCCAGTGCCAGGAGTTCCTGCGTGGTCAACGCGTTCGGCCCGGCGTTCTCGTTAAGCCAGCGGAGCATTGTTGCGGCGTTTGACGATCCTCCGCCAAGCCCGCCGCCCATGGGAACGGTCTTGTTCAGGGTTACGAACATGCCGGGCTGGAAGCCGGTGGCCGCGCCGAACGCCTTCCATGCCTTATAAATAAGGTTGGAGGTGGACTCCAGGTCCGGACATTCCGGGCAGCGCAGGTACATGTGTTCGTCGTGCCCCGGCTCGATGCGGACTGTGTCGTGTAGGTCGTCCACCGGATAGAAGAGGGTGTCCAACTCATGGTAGCCGTCCTCGCGAAGTCCGAGGACCTTGAGGTAGAGATTGATCTTGGCCGGGGAGGCGAGGATGGACTCGGAGAAAGGTTCGCTACGTGTCATGATAGTGAAAAGGGGGCTCCGAAGAGCCCCCTGTTGATGGTGCTTATTGGTCTTCGAGCGGCAGGGCCACGAAGAGGTTCTGTCCCTGGCGCTTGATGAGCAGCATGACCGCGCCGCGCTTCTTGTCGCGCTGAATCACGGCCTCCAGTTCGGCGGGCGTGTTCACGTCCTGCTGGTTGGCCTGGACGATGACGTCACCCTGGCGCACGCCTTCATCGGACGCGGCAGCATTGGGGTCCACCTGGACCACGAGCAGGCCATGCGCCGAGCCGAGTCCCAGTGCGGCGGCTTCCTTCTTGCTGATGGGCTTGACGGACATGCCGAGCACGTTGGACGCCTGCTTGGGAGGCACGGGCTGCATGGAGGCCATGGCCTTTTCGCCGCGCTGGCCGAGGGTGACCGTGCGGGTGATCTCCTTGCCGTTGCGCCACAGGGTCAGCTTGGCCTTTTCGCCGGGCTTCAGGTTGGCGATGCTTCGGAGCAGTTCATTGCTGTCGTGTACCTTGATGCCGTTGACTTCGAGGACCACGTCGCCCTGCTTGACTCCGGCCTTGGCCGCGGGCTGGCCTTCGCCAACAGAAGCGATGAGCGCGCCGGTGGGCTCTTCAAGGCCAAGGGCCTTGGCCTGGTTCTCGTCAACGGGCTGGATGGTCACGCCGAGCCAGCCGCGCTGGTAGGTCTTGCCCTGCTTGAGCTGGGCGATGATCTCCTTGGCCTGGTTGGACGGCACCGCGAAGCCGAGGTTCTGGCCGGCCGCGTTGATCAGGCTGTTGATGCCGATGACCTCGCCCTTCATGTTTAGGAGCGGGCCGCCGGAGTTGCCCGGGTTGATGGACGCGTCGGTCTGGAGGAAATTATCGAACGGGCCTACGCGCAGGTTGCGGTACTTGGCCGAGATGATGCCTGCGGTGACCGTATTGTCCAGTCCGTAGGGGTTGCCGATGGCCAGGACCCATTCGCCGACTTTGATCGCGTCAGAGTCGCCGAAGTTCAGGACCGGAAGCGGCCTGTCGAGGTCGATCTTGATCACGGCCAGGTCGGTCTCCTTGTCCTGGCCGATGATTTTGGCCGGGTGCTCGGAGTTGTCGCCCTGGAAGTGGACGGTCACCTTGTCTGCTCCGTCGATGACGTGATTGTTGGTGACGATCAGCCCGTCGGACGAAATAACGAAGCCGGAGCCCTGGCCACGCTGCTTGCGAGGCTGTTTGCCGGGCTGCTGGCCGAAAAACTGGTCGAAGCGGTCGAAGAAGTCCTTGAACGGATGACCATCCGGGATCTGCTGCCTGAATTGCTCGGTCTGAGTCGGCACGTCCGCGACTTTCTCCGTGGAGATGAAGACCACGGATTTACCCGCAGTGGCCGCCAGTTCAGTGAATTCGGGCAGGTTGTTCGCCTGTGCGAACACCGGCAGGAACAGCACAAGGGATAAGACAAGGGTGAATTTGAGGGTTTTGCGAATCATGATGACTCCTTGAAAGGATGCGGAAAACAGGATGCGGGCTGACCCGCGTTCATGAACTATATAACTTTTTTTTGCCGTGTAAACCGTGTGAACGCGATTGCACCAAAAAAATGCGCATCCGGTGATTGCCTGCGGGCTCCCGTCATCATTCCAAGGCACATCAAGGAGTGCTTGCATTTTTCCCTTTGGTCGGCTAGTGAATTCCACCCGTGCCCCCATAGCTCAGTTGGATAGAGCGCTGGATTCCTAATCCAGGTGCCGCGTGTTCGAATCGCGCTGGGGGCACCATGAATTTCCTTAACGGGACGGTTTCAAAAGAAACCGTCCCGTTTTTTTTGTACAGGGTATCCTGAGTAACAAGCCAGGTATGGAACGGTGAACAGCTGGTGAGGGGCATCCTGGTTTGCCTTCGGATAACAAATTATTGGTGCCGAAAAGAAGAGGGGCGCGCCATTTCAGGCGCGCCCCTCATATATTGCGTAGCTGATGGACTAAGCAGAATGTCTTTTGCGACGGAATACCAGCAGGCCGCCCATACCGATTGCCATAAGAAGGACAGTGCCGGGTTCAGGAACGGACGGATTGAGCTGGGGGCCGGTGCCGACATCAATGAGAGAGGCATCAACGCCCTGGGTGAAGTCATAGTAGTTGTCGCCCGGAGTGTCAGCGTCGAAAAGGCTGTAAGCAATGGAGCCGCCAGCCATGGAGGCATACAAGCTGCTGAGGAACGTGTTGTCACTGCTGTAGAAAAAGCCGGTTCTGAGTTCGTCATCATTAAAACCGTAACTCGTTGCACCCAAGGAGGTTCCGGTGGAGGAAGTCCTCTCGGTAAGGACATTGCTGAAGTTTTGCATGTAGATGCCGTTCAGCCACAGATCGACGTCGCCATCGTCAAAGTCACCGGGCGCCGTGTCGCCATCCCACAGGGTGACGCGGACAGCTGCTTCCAAGAGACCGCCGCCGAGGGAGCTCAGGATGCTGGCGGTGAAGCCCGTTTGCGTACCGATAGTCTGGGGGGTGGAACCGGCATAGCCCACGTACAGAGACGAAGCCGAAAGCTGGGCAACCACGCGGTTGTTGTTCTGGCCTTTGAGCTCAAGAACGATGCCTCCCACTTCTGAGACGGTGCCCGGGAGTGCACCGAATGAAGTGAGGGATGTGGTGGTGGATGTCGAGGCCGAAGCCAGGGCCGGAAAAGCGAACAGAATCAAACTCAGTGCCATCAGTTTAAGAGATTTTATGTTGCCCTCCTGCGAATATTAAAAGTTAAAGCAATAAGCGTATCAATGACTGCCCCTTTAATTTTCTTTATGTTTCTTTAGCAAGAGGGTGCGTAAATGTAAGGTTTCCCGACTGTGGCGAATAAAATTCATGGGATTTTTTACACCTGCTCCGCCATTTCGTTGCAGGGGGCGGCATGCCAGACGGGAAGCCCGAAATGGCGGGGTGGTTCCAGCGAACGGGAAAATCGAATTTCGTGCCGAATAAATGAATCGGAGGTCCGCTCAATACAATTGATGCGGGCCTCCGGGAATTGGTATTTTGAGGTATCGATTAGGTAAGGACCAACTCTTCCAGCTGTTTGCGCTTGTGCTCCGTAGGTTGACCTGGAGCGGGGTGGCCGACGGCAAGCAGGCCCACGATGCGCAGGCCCGGGGGCAGCCCTAGCATATCCTTTATCTTTTGTTCGTTGAACATGCCGACCCAGCAGGTTCCGAGCCCCAGTTCAACTGCACGGAGCATCATGAAGGAGATGGAGATACCCACGTTCATCGCCGCCGCGCCGAAACGCGCACTTTCGGCCGCCGAGGACTCCCGCTCAACGTATTCGTCGATTCCTTTCATGGTATCCCCTTTGATCAGGTCGTTCTCCCTGTAGAAGAATGCGCTTGCCTGGGAATCGCGGACATAGCCTTCGGTGTCGGCGCAGCAGACGATGATCGCGCCAGCTCCGGCAAGCCAGGCCTGGGTCCGTGAGATTTCTTTTTTGCCGAATTCAGTAAGCAGCGATTTGTCCCGCACGGCCTTGTAGCGCCATGGTTGGGAGTTGAGGCTGGACGGGGCCAGTCGTGCTGCCTGGAACAGGGCGTCGAGTTGGTCATTCGAAACTGGTTTTTCGGTGAAGGTGCGTACGCTGTGCCGTTTGGTGATGGCATCCATAACGCCAAGATTTGTGTCTTTGGGCATGATATGGCTCCTTGCTGATTGTTGCAGTGAACCGGAATTGACATGGCCGTGCCGTTTGCCTGGGACTTCCATCCTCCAGCTCGAGTTAAAGGGGGAGCTTATTGACTCCCACCGATGATCATTGAGTTGAAGTGCGGAATTTCCGGTTCCGTCCATGTTACACCTTTACGGTGCAGGGAGAACCCTTTTGGTGAATTGTCTATTTACCAAAAATGGATCACTGAAAAGGCTTTGGACGAACTCGTTCGCCTTTCGGAGGGTGTCGCAGGAGTGGTGCGGCTTATGAAGGCTAAAGCAGTTTTTTCCTGACGAAATAGACCAGCATGATCACGCCCACGGCACCCATCAGGCCCAGGGCGAGGAAATAGCCGTAGCGCCATTGTAGTTCGGGCATGTTCTGGAAATTCATGCCGTAGACCCCTGCGATGAAGGTCAGGGGAATGAAGAGTGTCGCGATGACGGTCAGGAATTGCATGACCTTGTTGGTACGGATGCCGATCATGGAGATCTGGTAGTCGATCATGCTTTTGAGGATGTCGTGCAGGGCGAAGGTCCCTTCCACGGACTGAGCACTGTGTTCGGCCACGTCCCGAAGGTAGGGCAGCGCCTCCTCGGGCGTTTCCGCGTCCTCGCGCAGGAGCGCCTTGAAAATGTCCTGAACGGGCATCAGGATATTCCGGAGCAGGATGGTCTCCCGCTTGATTTCGTAGAGCTGGCCGAGGTTGTCGTCGGTTGTCTCCTCCAGCAGTGAGGCCTCGAGCTTTTCGGACAGTTCTCCCAGTTCTCCCAGGGCGGCAAGATGGCGGTCCACAAGGGCATCCAGAATGGCCGCCACCAGGTAGGCCGAGCCCGTGGACCTGAGTTTTCCTTTTCCTTTGCCCAGGCGGGCCAGGATGCCGTCCAACAGCCCGTCGTCCTCTTCCGTGAAGACCACGACCAGTCCGTTGCGCCAGAACAGGCTCACCTGCCGGCTTTCCAGGCGGTGATCCGCCATCTGTACATTTTTCATGACCACGAAACCGGTGTCATCGTCGAGCCAGGCCAGCTTGGCGCGCTGCCCCATGTTCATGACATCCTCCAGGGCCAGGGTCGGAAAGCCTAGTTGGGTTCCTATGGTCCGGATCATTTCCGGGTGATGCACGCCTACCACGTGAACGAAGTTGACTCTGCCGCTGGGCAGTGAATCTTGGTCCAGGGCGTCCGCCGTGCGCGAGTCCAGATTGTTCGTGTCATAGGAGTGGACGCGAAGAAAGGGGACGAAGTTCTTTTCTTCGCCCGCATAGAGCAGGGTCCCGGGCGGGACGTCCCGCTTGTGATGAATCCATCGTAGAAAATCGAACATGCTGGCACCCGGCCTTGCTGGGGTTTCCGGAATGCTTCCCACGATAGTGCGAACCGCAGAGAATTGTCTATAGACATTCCCTGCGGTTGCAAGCGTTATTGATTGGCGTGCGCTTCCCGAATCCTGCCGGCGATATAATCCTTCACGTCGGGAGAATCCACATCGAAGCAGTGTCCGTCCTCGCCGAGCAGGCCGCCGGGCACGAAGTCGCCCAGTTCGTCCGGGTCGGTTATGGTTTCGCCGTAAAAGCAGACCGAGAGCCAGCGGTCTGCCGGATCGTCGTCGATGACGTCGACCATGACGAAGAGCGGGCGCTTGTCCTGGCTGGTCTTTTCGCCACGCAGGGAAAACGTGATTCCGGGACGGGCGATGAAGTGGACCTTGGTGTCCTCAAGCGATTCCAGGAGGTTTTTGTATTCGAGGAAGGTGGGCTTCACTTCGGCGGGGTCTTCTGTCCATTCGGCGATAAACTGTTCGAGCTCCATTGTATGTTCTCCGGGCTGCTGGTTGCGTTGGACAATCGGGCCTGAGGAAGGGGCATACCGCCAGTGATGGGTTCGAGGCCACAATTGCATGAAACGTCCGTCACATACCAAGGCTTGTGGCATTTCTCAAGGAGAGGTTGTGGGCGTTGCCAATCGGTTGTGAAATATCGTACTTGTCAATTGTGTCGTTCCAGGTATGATCCAAACCGGGGTCTGATTTGCGCCCTTGTCCTAGTTGTTGCATGCCGAGGGGGGGATGGTTTGCTTTTGGACGTCATGCATGGTTCCATTCGCAAGAAATTGATTTTTCTCGTTTTATTGGCGACATTGCCGGTCTTCGCCGTGCTCCTCGTCAATCAGGTCAACGAGCGAAATGACGATGTCCGGCTTGCCGAGCAGGACATCATCATCTTTCTGCATGGGTTCAGCGAGGTTCAGCGGGGAATCACGGACT encodes the following:
- a CDS encoding Do family serine endopeptidase, which translates into the protein MIRKTLKFTLVLSLVLFLPVFAQANNLPEFTELAATAGKSVVFISTEKVADVPTQTEQFRQQIPDGHPFKDFFDRFDQFFGQQPGKQPRKQRGQGSGFVISSDGLIVTNNHVIDGADKVTVHFQGDNSEHPAKIIGQDKETDLAVIKIDLDRPLPVLNFGDSDAIKVGEWVLAIGNPYGLDNTVTAGIISAKYRNLRVGPFDNFLQTDASINPGNSGGPLLNMKGEVIGINSLINAAGQNLGFAVPSNQAKEIIAQLKQGKTYQRGWLGVTIQPVDENQAKALGLEEPTGALIASVGEGQPAAKAGVKQGDVVLEVNGIKVHDSNELLRSIANLKPGEKAKLTLWRNGKEITRTVTLGQRGEKAMASMQPVPPKQASNVLGMSVKPISKKEAAALGLGSAHGLLVVQVDPNAAASDEGVRQGDVIVQANQQDVNTPAELEAVIQRDKKRGAVMLLIKRQGQNLFVALPLEDQ
- a CDS encoding PEP-CTERM sorting domain-containing protein; this encodes MILFAFPALASASTSTTTSLTSFGALPGTVSEVGGIVLELKGQNNNRVVAQLSASSLYVGYAGSTPQTIGTQTGFTASILSSLGGGLLEAAVRVTLWDGDTAPGDFDDGDVDLWLNGIYMQNFSNVLTERTSSTGTSLGATSYGFNDDELRTGFFYSSDNTFLSSLYASMAGGSIAYSLFDADTPGDNYYDFTQGVDASLIDVGTGPQLNPSVPEPGTVLLMAIGMGGLLVFRRKRHSA
- the ispE gene encoding 4-(cytidine 5'-diphospho)-2-C-methyl-D-erythritol kinase; amino-acid sequence: MTRSEPFSESILASPAKINLYLKVLGLREDGYHELDTLFYPVDDLHDTVRIEPGHDEHMYLRCPECPDLESTSNLIYKAWKAFGAATGFQPGMFVTLNKTVPMGGGLGGGSSNAATMLRWLNENAGPNALTTQELLALAATLGADVPFFLMDGPALARGIGEELTPASPGLSGMTLVLVMPDLHVDTPWAFQAWDEANDFRKIDDSLTTLGKDTKNPSPVSPLEVVNDLEPVVFAKHPTLRKIKEKLIQTGAAAAAMSGSGASLFGLYRNRDSAMSAVRALKENGTEIVVTECR
- the rho gene encoding transcription termination factor Rho, with protein sequence MAEKKTTKETKGKVKPAAKSKKKPKVTTETNGNGVDKLNLAELKLKSMQDLTDLAVQLEVENPSSMRKQELIFELLQQCASQNGQIFGDGVLEILPDGFGFLRSPMYSYMPGPDDIYVSPSQIRRFGLRKGDVVSGQIRPPKEGERYFALLRVSEIGFEKPEHSKNLVLFDNLTPLYPEEQLKLENGDKNYSSRIIDLLAPIGKGQRGVIVAPPRTGKTIMLQTIANSINANHPEVDLIVLLIDERPEEVTDMQRTVRAEVVSSTFDEPPTRHVQVAEMVIEKAKRLVERKRDVVILLDSITRLGRAYNAVTPSSGRVLSGGIDANALQRPKRFFGAARNIEEGGSLTIISTALIDTGSRMDEVIFEEFKGTGNMELYLDRHLAEKRVYPAIDINRSGTRKEELLLGEDVLNRVWILRKLLSPMSSIDSMEFLRGKMKGTKNNREFLDSMSK
- a CDS encoding CarD family transcriptional regulator, which codes for MFKVNELVVYPSQGVGRVERIESQEIGGVKADFYIVRILSNNVTLMVPVANAENVGLRPVCDAKTGQGIFDSLNDRSDFTGYTGQNWNRRYREYSEKLKSGDLSDVAYVLKELFLIGKDKELSFGERRLLEQAMGLVSMELAYSVDRDQEQIKDDINEMFADVIAAQEEDA
- the pth gene encoding aminoacyl-tRNA hydrolase — its product is MDYKGVIVGLGNPGPKYENTRHNIGFMLVDHLLAIGASRKNMRLEQIEESGDYALWRIRFAGAYRLLAKPMTYMNLSGKAVSKICGRHGLTPDQVMVVHDELDLPVGRMKLKKGGGNNGHNGLESIQEQLNTPNFFRLRLGVGRPEDKYKPISDWVLEPFLPENARHIPAVIEHACKGLDIFYRRGQGFATQHINGFSLEEPEGPAEKDDTGEENG
- a CDS encoding 50S ribosomal protein L25, whose protein sequence is MAELLKLNVQERTQLGKGPNRRLRATGMVPGIYYDAKGANIPVKVAMIPLQKAYSALGNAQVFDLVLEKDGKTQTHPSLLWRVRNEPVSGTPEHVDFFGVDLDKEIKVAVHFEITGSSPGVKLGGTLELFRESVEVICKPMAIPESLIIDISGLEIMDSVHIEDIEFPEGVTPVFDENYAVLSIAAKRGADDDEEGEEGEAEAAEEAAE
- a CDS encoding ribose-phosphate diphosphokinase, which produces MHGELKIISGSASPQLAEAICEHLGTKPSPVLRERFSDGEIRIEIGENVRGDDVFVVQPTCSPVNYHLMELCLMLDALKRASASRVTAVVPYFGYARQDRKVVPRAPISAKLVADIMSAAGMQRLVTCDLHAGQIQGFFDCPVDNLFAAPVLMEHLRDREDDFVIISPDAGGVERARAYAKRLGATLAIVDKRRDAPNQAKAMHIIGDVKDKVAVVIDDMIDTAGTMCAAANVIMDNGAKEVMACATHPVLSGPAIQRLEESAFSEVIVTDTIPLKDENCCQKIKVRSVASLLAKAINNVHTESSVSVLFI